In one window of Eleutherodactylus coqui strain aEleCoq1 chromosome 10, aEleCoq1.hap1, whole genome shotgun sequence DNA:
- the LOC136580627 gene encoding uncharacterized protein F54H12.2-like, whose product MAFIHDGSVECTKSELDIFTIPPTQTSIEKSLFVEVLPIAALTDNTPLEFFISGSGEYYYDLNNTLLHLTCRIVKQDNTPIADGARVGFINYPIATLFNQVDITLGDRLISQSDNLYSYRAFIETILNYSGQTLASQFTAGLFYKDSAGHHHERTLDGLNVGFAKRAAATHRSKTVELLGPIYGDIFNQPKLILNGLDLKIKLTRNKDSFCLMAADPDGFKVQILHASIFIKRVQVSPAVRIGHSQALLATTAKYTLDRTNLKVFSIAIGSRIATHENLFLGQIPKTVILAFVDNEAFSGSFQKNPLCFHHYSVNHAALYLDGQQIPARPFQPDFEAELAIREYMALVHISGKQRADNSISIDRNEFVSGYTFFAFDLSPDMEPGTHFSLVKTGNLRAEVRFSVPTPHTVNMLVYASSPAILEINHRREVLYDYN is encoded by the coding sequence ATGGCGTTCATACACGACGGATCTGTAGAGTGCACTAAATCTGAGTTGGATATTTTCACCATACCGCCAACGCAGACAAGtattgaaaaatctttatttgttgaAGTCCTGCCTATCGCGGCCCTCACTGACAACACGCCGTTGGAATTCTTCATATCGGGTAGCGGCGAATATTACTACGACTTAAATAACACCCTCCTGCACTTAACCTGTCGTATAGTTAAACAAGATAACACACCCATCGCCGATGGTGCACGTGTGGGCTTTATTAATTACCCAATAGCCACACTTTTTAACCAAGTGGACATCACATTGGGGGATCGACTAATCTCACAATCCGATAATCTTTATAGCTATAGAGCGTTCATCGAGACAATTTTAAATTATAGTGGTCAAACGCTCGCATCCCAATTTACAGCAGGCCTGTTTTACAAGGATTCGGCGGGTCACCACCATGAAAGGACACTCGACGGTCTAAATGTAGGCTTCGCTAAAAGAGCTGCAGCAACACATCGCTCTAAAACTGTGGAGCTTCTGGGGCCTATTTATGGTGATATATTTAACCAACCGAAACTTATCTTGAACGGTCTGGATTTAAAGATAAAACTGACAAGGAATAAAGACTCGTTCTGCTTGATGGCAGCAGACCCTGATGGATTTAAAGTTCAAATCCTTCATGCTTCAATTTTCATCAAGAGAGTACAAGTATCCCCAGCCGTCCGCATAGGCCACAGCCAGGCGCTACTAGCAACCACCGCTAAATATACTTTGGATAGGACGAATCTCAAAGTCTTCAGCATAGCAATCGGAAGCCGTATAGCAACCCATGAAAATTTGTTCCTGGGTCAAATACCTAAAACTGTGATATTAGCctttgtggacaatgaagcctttagcggtAGCTTCCAAAAAAATCCTCTCTGTTTTCACCATTATTCCGTAAACCACGCGGCCTTGTATCTGGATGGTCAACAGATTCCGGCCAGGCCTTTTCAGCCTGATTTTGAGGCCGAATTAGCTATTAGGGAATATATGGCTCTCGTGCATATCTCTGGAAAGCAGCGAGCAGACAACTCGATTTCGATTGACAGAAATGAGTTCGTTAGCGGATACACATTTTTTGCATTCGATCTGTCACCGGACATGGAGCCCGGGACGCACTTCTCGCTCGTTAAAACCGGGAACCTGCGTGCGGAAGTACGCTTCTCAGTCCCTACCCCTCACACGGTTAACATGCTTGTCTACGCGTCAAGTCCCGCTATTCTGGAAATAAATCACAGAAGAGAAGTTCTGTACGATTACAATTAA